TTATGGACCTGATTGCCTCCACCGGTGTGGATTTAACCGGTAAACAGTGCGTTGTCATTGGACGCAGCAATATTGTAGGAAAGCCAATGGCGATGTTGATGCTGCACCAAAACGGCACAGTTACTATCTGCCACTCCAAAACGCAGAATTTAAAGGAAATTACCAGTAAAGCAGATGTTTTAATTGCCGCTGTGGGCAAAGCTAACTTTGTAACTGCTGATATGGTAAAACCAGGCGCTGTTGTCATTGACGTTGGGATGAACCGCTTGGAAAATGGTAAATTATGCGGCGACGTCAAATATGACGAGGTACAGGAAGCTGCGGGTTATCTGACACCAGTACCAGGTGGAGTAGGGCCAATGACGATTGCCACCCTGATGCGCAACACAGTGACCGCAGCCAAATTACAGCACAAAAGAAACCAAAAATAAAGGTTGACAAACCGTTTTATCATATGTTACAATAAAAAAGCCGCATACGTTGGGCTATAAGTGCGCCTGTGCGCCGCCTTCCTGTAGCGAGTTCTTAAAGAAAGTAGGAAAAAACTGATGTACGCAATTATTGAAACAGGCGGAAAACAATACCAGGTTTCTGTTGGCGACGAAATCTTTGTAGAAAAATTGGATGCAGAAGCAGAATCCAATGTTACTATCGACAAAGTAATCGCTGTAGGAAAAGAAGACGGTATGGTTGTTGGAGCTCCTTATGTTGATGGTGCTTCCGTATCTGCTACTGTTGTGAAAAACGGCAAAGGCAAAAAAATTACTGTTTTCACTTACAAACCTAAAAAAGACTCCAAACGTAAAATGGGTCACAGACAGCCATATACCAAACTGAAAATCGAAGCAATTAACGCTTAATGATACAGTTTCGGCTGGCCGAGAGAAACGGCAATTTCGTTGGTTTTTCGGTTTCCGGACATGCAATGTTTGACGAGGCAGGACGTGATATTGTGTGTGCTGCAGTGAGTTCAGCAGTACAGTTAACCATAAACGGTATTACAGAAATCCTCCATCAGACACCGACTGTCCAGGTAACAGAAAACAACATTCAACTGGTCTTTGACGGCAAAAAAGTGGAACCAGAGGCGCAAAGTTTTTTGCAAGCCCTTGCGTTGCACATCCGTTTGTTGTCAGAAGATTACCCAGGAACTATTTTAATTACCAAATCGGAGGTGTAAGTGCTATGTTAAGAATTAGTATGCAGTTCTTTGCTCATAAAAAAGGTGTTGGTTCTACCAGAAACGGACGTGATTCCGAATCCAAACGTTTGGGCGTAAAACGTGCTGATGGCCAGTTTGTATTGGCTGGTAACATCCTCGTTCGTCAAAGAGGAACCCACATTCATCCGGGCGAGAATGTAGGTCGTGGTTCTGATGATACTCTGTTTGCTTTAACAAACGGTAAAGTAAAATTTGAACGTGTAGGCCGTGACCGTAAAAAAGTTAGCGTATACGCAGACTAATTTTATTTGATGAATGAATAAATCCTGGGAATCCTCTCAGGATTTATTTTTTTACAAAACCGTTTTTATTGCGATGGTTTTGGAATAATAAGGGGAAACAGAATATAGGGCTGTTTGTTACCAGCTCTATTTAAGGCATCAATCCCAATACCAATTGGATTGCATGTAATCTAAAAATAGTATTGTGATTTTTCTAACTTGTTAAAGATCCCATAAAATTGTTTTAGCTCCCCTTTACAAAATACTGGAAATGGTATAAAGTAAAAAAGCTAAAATAATTTTGTCCAAATCAATCATCCATTGTGATGATGTCAGTAGATTGTGAGGACTAAAATTATGTTTATTGATGTTGTAAAAATTAAAATAAAAGCTGGTGACGGCGGTGATGGCGCCGTTGCGTTCCACCGGGAAAAATACGTGGCTGCTGGCGGTCCGGATGGCGGCGATGGCGGAAAAGGCGGGGACATTATCTTCCAAGCTGACGACCATCTTTCCACCTTGATTGATTTTCGCTATAAAACAAAATACGCGGCAGAGCGGGGCGAAAACGGAAGCGGCCGTAACTGTACCGGAAAAAATGGACAGGATTTAGTGATTAAAGTCCCACGGGGAACAATTATCCGTGAACTGCAAACCGGAAAAATCATGGCGGATATTTCCGGGGATGAACCGGTGATTATCGCCCATGGAGGCCGTGGAGGAAAAGGCAACGCTCGTTTTGCTACTCCTACTAGGCAGATTCCCCGTTTTTCCAAACCAGGGTTTGCTGGGGAAGCGTTTGAGGTGCAGTTGGAATTAAAACTGCTGGCAGACGTTGGGTTGGTTGGTTTCCCGAATGTGGGAAAATCCACCTTGATTTCGGTGGTCAGTGCAGCTAAGCCAAAAATCGCCAACTATCATTTTACCACCTTAACCCCGGTATTAGGGGTTGTTAAAATAGATGAAGGGAATTCCTTTGTCATGGCGGATATTCCTGGGTTGATTGAAGGCGCCAGCGATGGCGTTGGATTAGGCCATGACTTTTTGCGCCATGTAGAACGTTGCCGTTTAATCGTCCATGTAGTGGATGTTTCCGGCAGTGAAGGCAGGGACCCTATTGAAGATTTTAATTTAATCAACCAGGAACTAAAGAATTTTAGCGAAGATTTAGCCCAGCGTCCTCAGATTGTAGTGGGCAATAAATCCGATATGGCAACTCAGGAACAGATAGATACATTGCGTGCCTATATTGAACAACAAGGTTACCAATTTTTATCTATTTCCGCCGCTACTACCTTGGGGACAAAAGAATTGGTATCTACCATTGCCAATGCGTTGCGGGATCTCCCACCAATCCGGGAATATGAACCCGATTATGTTCCGCTGGAAATCAGCGAGGAAGAACAGCAATCCTTTGAAATCCGATTGGAAGATGGCATTTATTATATTGACGCACCGTTCTTGGAACGTATTTTGCGCACAGTCAATATTGATGATTATGAGTCATTGCAATACTTCCAGCGTGTGTTGCGTAACACAGGGATTATCGCGCGGTTAGAAGAAATGGGCATCCAAGAAGGGGATACTGTTGACCTGTTTGGATGGCAATTTGATTTCGTATACTAATAGAGAAGGGCAGTGGTTTTACGTTACCATTTATAAAACCAGACATCCAGCCAAAACAGTACAGCCCATTGACCTTGGCTTTTTTGGGGGACGCTGTATTTGAATTGCTGGTTCGTGAATATATTACATCTTCAGGCAGTATGCCTGTGAACAAGCTGCATCAAAAGGCAGTTAAAATTGTATGCGCTTCTTCCCAATGCAAAGCGGTTGAGTTTTTAAAAGAGTATTGGACCGAAGAAGAAATGGATATCTTTAAACGGGGAAGGAATGCTACTGGCAACCATGTGCCAAAAAGCTCCCACCCCAAAGAATACCGTGCCGCAACAGGCTTAGAAACCTTATTTGGGTATTTATACCTAAAAGGCGACATAGAGCGTATAAATGAATTATTTTTGCTTATGATAAATAATATGGATTTTTCGTAATCCAATATACGCCGGAGAAACATGTTGTTACCGTTTTCCAGCGTCCTAAATGGCAGCAGTATTTTATCCACTTTTGTGGTGAAGATAAAGGGGCGTTTTTTCTATGCAGCAAAGCAAAGTAAAAGCATTGGTTAAGGATTATTTGATGATTGCCATCGGGTCTGCGATTTATGCACTAGGTGTTTCCATCTTTATTGTGCCATCTAAAATCGCGTTAGGAGGCGTTACTGGTATCGCTGCGATTCTCTACCAGTTGACAGGCTTTCCAGTTGGTACTGCTTCCTTAATTATCAATATCCCGTTGATTGTCATTGGATTTTGGAAATTGGGGCACCAGTTTATTTTCAAAACATTTTTCTCTTTGGCGACCTTTACTTTGTATGATATGGTACTTTCCCAGTTTACCTATCCGGAATTTGATAAAATGTTGACAGCGTTGTTTGGCGCTGTATTAATTGGCGTAGGGATGGGGCTACAATATTCTTATGGGGGCTCTACTGGCGGTACAGATATTTTAAACCGTTTGATTCAAAAAAAAGTTCCCCATGTTCAGCTCGGTAATGTTGTATTGCTTACCGATGCAGTAGTTATCGCTGCGTCTGCCATTGTATTCCGTGAAATGGAAACCATCCTGTATGGTATTATTGTGGCATTTATTCACTCGAAACTGATTGACTATGTGATTTATGGTACAGATATGGGAAAGATGATTTTAATTATTACCAACCATGGGAATGCTGTTTCAAAAGCCATTATGGATAAGTTGGACCGAGGCTGTACCGTGTTGGAAGGGAAAGGTGCCTATTCAGGAGATGGCCGAACAGTATTATTGTGTGCTGTTACACGGAATGAATTTTACCGCTTAAAACACATTGTAAAAGATGCGGATGAAAATGCGTTTATGATTGTTACAGATGCGTCGGAAGTATCTGGATATGGATTCCAATCAGCGGAAGATAAATTAAAATAGGTGCTTTTTAACACTTTTATGATAAAAAAACAAACCGGCGGATTTTTCGTCGGTTTGTTTCGGGTTTTTCTTTTTTCATTAAATATTATCTGAAATCTTCAGAAGGTTTTTTATTCTGTGGTTGATTTTGTTTTTTGTTCGTTGGACATTGTTGTTTACGGTTTTCAGGAGCATAATTGTTTTTGTCCTGTGTATTTGGAGTTTGATTTTTACTCATATTTATCACCTCACTTACAGTGTTATTATGTGATAGAAAATTTGTTTTATACAAAATAGGATAGGAGTTTTTTATGGATTTCAATTCCATTTTTTTAAATAAAATGAAAATACTATTGAGGGATGACTATCCTCAATTTTTGGAGAGCTATCAACAACCGCCAACCCGTGGTGTCCGTGTAAATACCTTGCTAGGGGATGTGTCACAGTTTTTAAAATAT
This is a stretch of genomic DNA from Clostridium facile. It encodes these proteins:
- the folD gene encoding bifunctional methylenetetrahydrofolate dehydrogenase/methenyltetrahydrofolate cyclohydrolase FolD, whose amino-acid sequence is MSQLIDGKKISAQVKEAVKQEVATLKQQGIPVGLAVVLVGDDPASKVYVGSKKRTCEELGIHSEEYLLPASTTEEELLELVKKLNQSTTVNGILVQLPLPKQINEETILNAIDPIKDVDAFHPYNVGKIMIGDFDFLPCTPAGIMDLIASTGVDLTGKQCVVIGRSNIVGKPMAMLMLHQNGTVTICHSKTQNLKEITSKADVLIAAVGKANFVTADMVKPGAVVIDVGMNRLENGKLCGDVKYDEVQEAAGYLTPVPGGVGPMTIATLMRNTVTAAKLQHKRNQK
- the rplU gene encoding 50S ribosomal protein L21, with the protein product MYAIIETGGKQYQVSVGDEIFVEKLDAEAESNVTIDKVIAVGKEDGMVVGAPYVDGASVSATVVKNGKGKKITVFTYKPKKDSKRKMGHRQPYTKLKIEAINA
- a CDS encoding ribosomal-processing cysteine protease Prp gives rise to the protein MIQFRLAERNGNFVGFSVSGHAMFDEAGRDIVCAAVSSAVQLTINGITEILHQTPTVQVTENNIQLVFDGKKVEPEAQSFLQALALHIRLLSEDYPGTILITKSEV
- the rpmA gene encoding 50S ribosomal protein L27, whose amino-acid sequence is MLRISMQFFAHKKGVGSTRNGRDSESKRLGVKRADGQFVLAGNILVRQRGTHIHPGENVGRGSDDTLFALTNGKVKFERVGRDRKKVSVYAD
- the obgE gene encoding GTPase ObgE: MFIDVVKIKIKAGDGGDGAVAFHREKYVAAGGPDGGDGGKGGDIIFQADDHLSTLIDFRYKTKYAAERGENGSGRNCTGKNGQDLVIKVPRGTIIRELQTGKIMADISGDEPVIIAHGGRGGKGNARFATPTRQIPRFSKPGFAGEAFEVQLELKLLADVGLVGFPNVGKSTLISVVSAAKPKIANYHFTTLTPVLGVVKIDEGNSFVMADIPGLIEGASDGVGLGHDFLRHVERCRLIVHVVDVSGSEGRDPIEDFNLINQELKNFSEDLAQRPQIVVGNKSDMATQEQIDTLRAYIEQQGYQFLSISAATTLGTKELVSTIANALRDLPPIREYEPDYVPLEISEEEQQSFEIRLEDGIYYIDAPFLERILRTVNIDDYESLQYFQRVLRNTGIIARLEEMGIQEGDTVDLFGWQFDFVY
- a CDS encoding Mini-ribonuclease 3, with protein sequence MTLAFLGDAVFELLVREYITSSGSMPVNKLHQKAVKIVCASSQCKAVEFLKEYWTEEEMDIFKRGRNATGNHVPKSSHPKEYRAATGLETLFGYLYLKGDIERINELFLLMINNMDFS
- a CDS encoding YitT family protein; this translates as MQQSKVKALVKDYLMIAIGSAIYALGVSIFIVPSKIALGGVTGIAAILYQLTGFPVGTASLIINIPLIVIGFWKLGHQFIFKTFFSLATFTLYDMVLSQFTYPEFDKMLTALFGAVLIGVGMGLQYSYGGSTGGTDILNRLIQKKVPHVQLGNVVLLTDAVVIAASAIVFREMETILYGIIVAFIHSKLIDYVIYGTDMGKMILIITNHGNAVSKAIMDKLDRGCTVLEGKGAYSGDGRTVLLCAVTRNEFYRLKHIVKDADENAFMIVTDASEVSGYGFQSAEDKLK